In Triticum aestivum cultivar Chinese Spring chromosome 5B, IWGSC CS RefSeq v2.1, whole genome shotgun sequence, the following proteins share a genomic window:
- the LOC123110910 gene encoding protein FAR1-RELATED SEQUENCE 5 isoform X1: protein MDMQKNWQEDSRVITGENAGPSCSTWHQPAPMYLPSTSYTAYYAGGDTANVPWQASQIAGGARHFGVTDHTRWPNAAQQEPTTTVNSGAGTSTAGSSEHTEDAFHQPADCHAANNFESESGMAIIPAMPTSTPLNTSTSNTRVDGTAADTEANDETDDDAQEDEDGGQSEIVVPQPPYIGQRFGSFAEAKEYYQAYAKFHGFAVNTEYHRKIKKTNEYSRGEMRCHKARRNKKRKGVAPVVPERKRGIILKTGCPVRCKLNVDGATWVVNEYFDEHNHELIKKFDLVKFLTAHRGFTPVERKFVKLLHDCNVGPSRMVQILSLIHSKKGTLSSMPYIPADVTNLQAKYRRESKLADIEATIAYFDAKAKEDPDFFYRIRLDDEDRVRNMYWVDGAARRAYKHF, encoded by the exons ATGGACATGCAAAAAAACTGGCAAGAGGACTCACGAGTTATCACGGGTGAAAATGCAGggccttcatgcagcacgtggcatcagccagcacccatgtacctgccatcgacgtcatacacag CGTATTACGCTGGTGGTGACACGGCAAACGTCCCGTGGCAAGCTTCACAAATTGCAGGTGGAGCACGACATTTTGGTGtcacagaccacacaagatggCCAAATGCAGCACAACAAG AACCTACAACTACAGTGAACAGCGGtgcggggacatctactgcggggagctctgagcacacggaagacgcgttccaccagccagcagactgtcatgccgcaaacaatttcgagtcagagtcgggaatggcaatcattccagcaatgccgacgagcacccctttgaacacaagcactaGCAACACTCGAGTAGATGGAACTGCCGCCGATACTGAAGCGAATGATGAAACTGACGACGACGCACAAgaggatgaagatggtgggcaatccGAGATCGTGGTACCTCAGCCACCATACATTGGGCAGAGATTTGGATCGTTCGCAGAAGCAAAGGAATACTACCAGGCATACGCAAAGTTCCATggatttgcggtcaacaccgagtaccataggaaaattaagaaaactaatgagtacagcagaggtgagatgaggtgccacaaggcacggaggaacaagaagaggaaaggtgttgcgcctgtcgttccggaacgaaagagaggcatcattctcaagacggggtgccctgtccggtgtaagctaaacgtagatggagcaACATGGGTGGTCAATGagtattttgacgagcacaaccacgaactcataaagaagttcgacctggtgAAATTTCTAACCGCCCACAGAGGGTTCACCCCCGTCGAAAGGAAAttcgtaaagctgctacatgattgtaacgtcggtccatcaagaatggtacagatactatctctcatccacagcaaaaaggggactctgagtagcatgccgtacataccagctgacgtcacaaacctacaggccaagtaccgtagagagagcaagttggcagACATAGAGGCCACAATAGCCTACTTCGATGCGAAAGcaaaggaagatccagatttcttctacaggataaggttggacgatgaggaccgtgtcaggaacatgtattgggtggatggtgctgcaaggagagcctacaaacatttctga
- the LOC123110910 gene encoding protein FAR1-RELATED SEQUENCE 5 isoform X2, translating to MANQGPSCSTWHQPAPMYLPSTSYTAYYAGGDTANVPWQASQIAGGARHFGVTDHTRWPNAAQQEPTTTVNSGAGTSTAGSSEHTEDAFHQPADCHAANNFESESGMAIIPAMPTSTPLNTSTSNTRVDGTAADTEANDETDDDAQEDEDGGQSEIVVPQPPYIGQRFGSFAEAKEYYQAYAKFHGFAVNTEYHRKIKKTNEYSRGEMRCHKARRNKKRKGVAPVVPERKRGIILKTGCPVRCKLNVDGATWVVNEYFDEHNHELIKKFDLVKFLTAHRGFTPVERKFVKLLHDCNVGPSRMVQILSLIHSKKGTLSSMPYIPADVTNLQAKYRRESKLADIEATIAYFDAKAKEDPDFFYRIRLDDEDRVRNMYWVDGAARRAYKHF from the exons ATGGCTAATCAAG ggccttcatgcagcacgtggcatcagccagcacccatgtacctgccatcgacgtcatacacag CGTATTACGCTGGTGGTGACACGGCAAACGTCCCGTGGCAAGCTTCACAAATTGCAGGTGGAGCACGACATTTTGGTGtcacagaccacacaagatggCCAAATGCAGCACAACAAG AACCTACAACTACAGTGAACAGCGGtgcggggacatctactgcggggagctctgagcacacggaagacgcgttccaccagccagcagactgtcatgccgcaaacaatttcgagtcagagtcgggaatggcaatcattccagcaatgccgacgagcacccctttgaacacaagcactaGCAACACTCGAGTAGATGGAACTGCCGCCGATACTGAAGCGAATGATGAAACTGACGACGACGCACAAgaggatgaagatggtgggcaatccGAGATCGTGGTACCTCAGCCACCATACATTGGGCAGAGATTTGGATCGTTCGCAGAAGCAAAGGAATACTACCAGGCATACGCAAAGTTCCATggatttgcggtcaacaccgagtaccataggaaaattaagaaaactaatgagtacagcagaggtgagatgaggtgccacaaggcacggaggaacaagaagaggaaaggtgttgcgcctgtcgttccggaacgaaagagaggcatcattctcaagacggggtgccctgtccggtgtaagctaaacgtagatggagcaACATGGGTGGTCAATGagtattttgacgagcacaaccacgaactcataaagaagttcgacctggtgAAATTTCTAACCGCCCACAGAGGGTTCACCCCCGTCGAAAGGAAAttcgtaaagctgctacatgattgtaacgtcggtccatcaagaatggtacagatactatctctcatccacagcaaaaaggggactctgagtagcatgccgtacataccagctgacgtcacaaacctacaggccaagtaccgtagagagagcaagttggcagACATAGAGGCCACAATAGCCTACTTCGATGCGAAAGcaaaggaagatccagatttcttctacaggataaggttggacgatgaggaccgtgtcaggaacatgtattgggtggatggtgctgcaaggagagcctacaaacatttctga